In Paenibacillus sp. BIC5C1, a genomic segment contains:
- a CDS encoding zinc ribbon domain-containing protein YjdM: MSNLPNCPKCNSEYTYEDGNLLVCPECAHEWALASEEENAEETKVVRDSNGNVLNDGDTVTVIKDLKVKGSSLVVKQGTKVKNIRLIDGDHDIDCKIDSLGAMKLKSEFVKKI, from the coding sequence ATGTCTAATTTGCCTAATTGCCCCAAATGTAATTCCGAATACACTTACGAGGACGGTAATTTGTTGGTGTGTCCAGAATGTGCGCACGAATGGGCGCTAGCGTCAGAAGAAGAAAATGCGGAAGAAACTAAAGTAGTACGCGATTCCAATGGTAATGTCCTGAATGATGGCGATACTGTTACGGTCATTAAGGATTTGAAGGTGAAAGGCAGCTCGCTGGTAGTTAAGCAGGGAACCAAAGTCAAAAACATCCGACTGATTGACGGTGACCATGACATCGACTGCAAAATCGACAGCCTGGGCGCGATGAAGCTGAAGTCCGAGTTTGTGAAAAAAATCTAG
- a CDS encoding VanZ family protein translates to MSPYVFPVQTAFFIFVLIAMFLLVPWLIYGYRKDGFFSWSRFGVSFSFIFYLLAAYCLVILPFPTTRNTCAQQAADTVYYNLVPFTFVKDIMKETPIIWSQPSSYMGMIQGRAFLQVLFNVMLLMPLGVYIRYFWQKRSYWKQALLSGFGLSLFFEITQITGFYGFYDCPYRLFDVDDLLLNTSGTVFGFFAAPILLALFPSRASIQAKSEQILEQDKVYPVPQLLALIIDGVVVVFLSNLMSIFNWSNTNVIVSTLNTVIAMLFVFFFIPSLRDGKTPGSALMRFRYVNRETGEPSSASLFKRLLALYAPWILVTVAQFITDYAFLNENAMLEPYKVWISVGIFGLHMLILLVLFVHVMLVLFSRGKRSFYCDDVSKTRASRK, encoded by the coding sequence ATGTCTCCCTATGTTTTTCCTGTCCAAACGGCTTTCTTTATTTTTGTCCTCATCGCCATGTTTCTGCTCGTGCCTTGGTTGATCTACGGATATCGGAAAGATGGATTTTTTAGCTGGTCACGATTTGGCGTCAGCTTTTCATTTATTTTCTACTTGCTGGCTGCATATTGTCTGGTTATTCTTCCTTTCCCGACCACTCGTAATACCTGTGCGCAGCAAGCAGCGGATACCGTATATTACAACCTTGTTCCGTTCACCTTTGTAAAAGATATTATGAAAGAAACACCAATCATCTGGTCTCAACCCTCCAGCTATATGGGAATGATTCAGGGCAGAGCTTTTCTGCAGGTTCTGTTCAACGTAATGCTTCTCATGCCACTTGGCGTTTATATCCGGTATTTTTGGCAAAAGAGATCTTACTGGAAACAGGCCTTGTTAAGCGGATTCGGCTTATCCCTGTTCTTTGAGATTACCCAAATCACCGGTTTCTACGGTTTTTATGATTGCCCGTATCGATTGTTTGACGTGGATGATCTCCTGCTAAATACTTCTGGAACGGTGTTTGGATTCTTCGCAGCTCCCATCCTGCTTGCCTTATTCCCGTCTCGTGCAAGTATTCAGGCGAAGAGCGAACAGATTCTGGAACAAGATAAGGTCTATCCTGTGCCTCAGTTGCTCGCACTTATCATTGACGGTGTAGTTGTCGTATTCCTGTCCAATCTGATGTCCATTTTCAATTGGAGTAATACAAATGTGATTGTCAGTACGCTAAATACTGTGATCGCCATGCTGTTTGTATTTTTCTTTATTCCATCCTTGCGAGATGGCAAGACTCCAGGTTCTGCCCTAATGCGGTTTAGATATGTTAACCGGGAAACTGGCGAGCCTTCAAGCGCATCCCTGTTTAAAAGGTTGCTGGCACTTTACGCCCCTTGGATCTTGGTTACCGTAGCCCAATTCATAACCGATTATGCCTTTCTGAACGAAAATGCGATGCTCGAACCTTATAAGGTGTGGATCTCTGTCGGAATTTTTGGTCTGCACATGCTTATTCTCTTGGTATTGTTTGTTCATGTCATGCTGGTGCTGTTCTCCCGGGGCAAGCGATCTTTTTACTGTGACGATGTATCCAAGACACGAGCATCCCGAAAGTAA